A part of Candidatus Saccharibacteria bacterium genomic DNA contains:
- a CDS encoding cytochrome ubiquinol oxidase subunit I, which translates to MDALSAGRELIGHTLAVHIIIVTISIGLPVLMSYFEWQAWRHKSHEYRRLTRLLALWAAVFVVAGVFTGTAVALQLSTLWAPFLDHVRPSVGVLFQLEGYMFLIEAVFLSWYLGTLNTIGSIKHFWIGLPISIGTIGSAFFITSVNAYMNNPEAIFTATTANEVMHSVASYLFSTTVLVLGYIAWRSLKKQTLVAQKFLQSVMLQLGVIAGLLLIALAVLGHQSAVLLASTQPHKLAAIEILDNTQTNAPLRIGGMIDDSGKATGGIVLPGVLSWLVGWSTDTKVQGLNEIPRDQWPFLVVHTMFDIKMILVGLSCAIILLVVWYGWRIHKQPRWLRIVLVPFSSIGFVMLELGWLITEFGRQTWTVVGKLSTESAYTLGANIHRTQYLFIVLFVLLGLTTTYALVYTTRRWRSEEKQSW; encoded by the coding sequence ATGGATGCCCTCTCAGCTGGACGCGAGCTCATCGGACATACTCTTGCTGTACATATCATTATTGTCACCATTTCTATCGGCTTGCCGGTACTAATGAGCTATTTTGAATGGCAGGCTTGGAGACACAAAAGCCATGAGTACCGACGGCTAACACGCCTACTGGCGCTTTGGGCTGCCGTATTTGTAGTTGCCGGCGTTTTCACCGGAACTGCAGTTGCGCTTCAGTTGTCGACACTGTGGGCACCTTTTCTTGATCACGTGCGCCCTAGCGTGGGTGTTCTTTTTCAGCTTGAGGGCTATATGTTCCTCATTGAAGCGGTGTTCCTAAGCTGGTACTTAGGCACGTTAAATACAATCGGCAGCATAAAGCATTTTTGGATCGGACTACCAATTAGCATCGGCACGATTGGTTCCGCATTCTTTATTACGTCGGTGAACGCCTACATGAATAACCCCGAAGCGATATTTACCGCTACAACCGCCAATGAAGTAATGCACTCTGTTGCCAGCTACCTATTCTCCACGACTGTTTTGGTGCTTGGCTATATCGCGTGGCGGAGTCTAAAAAAACAAACGCTAGTAGCGCAAAAATTCTTGCAGTCTGTTATGCTGCAGCTTGGTGTTATTGCCGGGCTACTACTTATCGCGCTCGCCGTGCTGGGACATCAATCCGCGGTATTACTCGCATCGACTCAGCCGCACAAATTAGCTGCAATTGAAATTCTAGACAACACTCAGACAAATGCTCCTCTGCGAATTGGCGGCATGATTGATGATAGTGGCAAAGCAACGGGTGGTATTGTATTGCCAGGTGTCCTTAGTTGGCTGGTAGGATGGTCCACTGATACAAAAGTGCAAGGTCTTAATGAAATTCCTCGTGACCAATGGCCTTTCTTAGTTGTGCATACGATGTTCGACATCAAAATGATCCTTGTCGGGCTCTCATGCGCTATTATATTGCTCGTCGTATGGTATGGATGGCGAATTCACAAACAGCCGCGATGGCTACGCATTGTACTAGTCCCTTTCAGTAGTATCGGATTCGTCATGCTTGAACTCGGTTGGCTTATCACAGAATTCGGTCGTCAAACCTGGACAGTCGTCGGCAAACTCAGCACAGAGTCTGCGTATACGCTAGGCGCCAATATTCATCGCACTCAGTACCTATTTATAGTACTGTTTGTACTCCTCGGGCTCACAACTACGTATGCTCTGGTCTATACGACACGGCGCTGGCGTAGCGAGGAGAAACAGTCGTGGTAG
- a CDS encoding FAD-dependent oxidoreductase, which produces MAVQVTIVGGGFGGVKAALEIAKDSKSHVTLITDRADFQYYPTLYSSATGHSHAESWAPLGEIFADHPNVHVYVDEIQSIDPTTKSVIGVSGTRYDYKTLIIAIGVVTTYFNIPGLETYAYGIKNADEIHRLKQRLFIDIAEKGELDKNYVIIGAGPTGVELAGAIGEYIRRLCDNYRVRNDKAKVRLIEAAPRVLPRSHKKVSQNVARRLRGLGVRIETNKRVEKANAHELIVSGSPIESHTVIWTSGVCNHPLFARHPDIFTLAKNGRVQVDDKLQAYEAIYVIGDNAATPYTGLAQTAIHDARFVARHLMHRTAKRSYRAVQPVQAIPVGAGWAVIEWRWIRIYGWLGAWIRRVADLVGYSELLPLGTSLGSWRAAKVYENDYFTPTSRTIPRRKKQ; this is translated from the coding sequence ATGGCGGTCCAGGTTACGATTGTCGGTGGGGGTTTTGGTGGAGTAAAAGCCGCGCTGGAGATCGCAAAGGACTCGAAAAGTCATGTTACACTTATTACTGATAGAGCCGACTTTCAGTACTACCCTACGCTCTATAGCAGTGCCACTGGCCATAGTCATGCCGAAAGTTGGGCGCCGCTTGGTGAGATTTTTGCCGATCATCCCAATGTTCACGTCTATGTCGATGAGATACAATCGATTGATCCAACAACCAAGTCGGTGATTGGCGTGTCGGGAACTCGCTATGACTACAAAACGCTCATCATTGCCATAGGGGTTGTCACTACCTACTTCAATATCCCCGGGCTCGAAACCTACGCCTATGGGATAAAAAATGCCGATGAAATTCACCGTCTAAAACAGCGGCTATTTATTGATATCGCCGAGAAGGGTGAGCTTGACAAGAACTATGTCATCATTGGAGCCGGACCAACCGGTGTCGAGCTAGCGGGTGCGATCGGTGAATATATCCGCCGACTATGTGATAACTACAGGGTGCGAAACGATAAGGCTAAAGTACGGCTTATCGAAGCTGCACCACGTGTATTGCCGCGGTCACACAAGAAAGTTAGCCAGAATGTGGCTCGCAGGCTCAGGGGACTTGGCGTCCGTATCGAAACCAACAAGCGTGTCGAGAAAGCTAATGCCCACGAATTGATTGTAAGCGGAAGTCCTATCGAGAGCCACACCGTTATTTGGACATCTGGTGTCTGCAATCATCCACTATTTGCGCGTCATCCTGACATTTTTACACTAGCCAAAAATGGTCGGGTGCAAGTTGACGACAAATTACAAGCTTACGAAGCCATCTATGTTATTGGGGACAATGCCGCCACGCCATATACGGGACTTGCGCAAACTGCTATTCATGATGCGAGATTTGTAGCCCGTCATCTCATGCATCGTACCGCGAAGCGTAGCTACCGGGCCGTACAGCCAGTACAGGCCATCCCAGTTGGTGCGGGATGGGCGGTAATCGAGTGGCGCTGGATACGAATTTATGGGTGGCTTGGGGCATGGATACGTCGTGTCGCTGACCTAGTGGGCTATAGCGAGCTTTTGCCGCTCGGCACATCTCTAGGATCGTGGCGTGCCGCGAAAGTATATGAAAACGATTATTTTACTC